The genomic DNA ttgcccaGACAAATACTTCCCAATTTATTCTATTTCCTGCTTAGGAATTCAAATACagtattacagagagagagagagagtcaaaataACCATTGCTTTGCAATTTCTACAAAGTTGATGTCTTACCGGTTTTTCTTCtccctttttgtctctctctgtccctcaggtGTGGTATCTGTGAATtttgaggaggatgaggagggcaACCTGTGTCTCATAGCGTATCCACTGCAAAGTGACTCTGGGGTGGGGGACCTGGAGAATATAGACCCATCGGTCAATGGCGAGCCCAACAGCAAGATTCACCAGTGGGGCATCAAGCAGTTGTCTGCCCAGAGTCTGCTGGACTCACGCAAAGACAAGGACAAGAggtgagagacgagagagagacgggtgCACTTGAAACACTGTTACAGAGACCTACTGAGATACACCAATAAAGAGATATACAGGGTGACTGTTGactgagacatacacacacactttaaaaccCCAATGCtcatttgagacccctcttttaaagtcactgagatctatTCTTCTAGTCAAAATAATgagcaactgggcatttttatacatgaccctaaacatttttattttatatttatttaactaggcaagtcagttaagaacaaacagtgggttaactaccttgttcaggggcagaacgacagattttcaccttgtcagctttgggattcgatcttgcaaactttcggttacaagtccaacgctctaaccactaggctacctgccgcccatgatggggatgttaattgcttaatatCTCTCATATACTCAGGAACCAtgcctgtgtggaagcacctgctttcaagaTACTTTGTATCGAACATTTTCCTCTATTTTGGAagttacctgttacctgtatgTTGAGACACAATGTAGGTTCTAGAATAAGCTTGATGCTCTCCACCCCTCCTGACTCCTCTCTTCCTATTTCCCCCAGTCATAAGCTTGAGGGGGAGGTGTTGGAGTGGCTGCAGCAGGAGGAGGTGCCTGTGGGAAGCAGAAACGCCATCCAACACAACCCCTGGAGACTCAAACTCCAACAGAAACACCTGCAGAGGATGAAGGAGAACGCCAAGCACCGCAACCAGTACAGTATCCTTTCAGCGTGGAACAACCACTTTGAACATCAGGCCGTCCAGCACCTGTCTGCAAAGTTTGTCCATGTACTGTACCTAAACGTATTACTGTATAGTGCTGCCTATTTCTTCACTCTGCAGAATCTTGTGCCCAAAGTAGCCTTACAATCTCACAGATACTCCACTTGTGACATCTGTGTATTTGTAAGTGAAGTGGATTGATGTGAGGAAAGGCTCGAGATGGATTGGTGTCCGGTGCATCTGATGAATTAGTGTCTGCTGATAGGGATTCAGGTCTTCCTACTACATTAGCGGAGAGTTAAGTCTCCAACCAGGTGCATTAGGAATATGATGTGATTCTCCTGTAACCAGAGGCTCCTTGACTCAGGACCCCTTCCCAGAATTCATCCTGCTGGAGAACCTGACGTGGCGTCATGCGGTTCCGTGCGTGCTGGACCTGAAGATGGGCACGCGGCAGCACGGTGACAACGTGTCCGAGGAGAAGAAGGTCATGCAAATCCGCAAGTGCCAGCAAAGCACCTCTGCCTCCATCGGAGTACGCCTCTGTGGCATGCAGGTACAATGTTAACTTGTGTTATTGATGGGGATGGGGCAGAATTGAAGAGTCTGAAATGATATATTGGCGAGGCATAGCTTAGTTCTAGTTCAGAATGAAAGGGAAGAAATGTGTTTATGAACCGCTccgtctcctacctctctctcaggTATACCAGTCAGACTCGGGTCAGCTCATGTTCATGGATAAGTACATTGGGCGTAAACTGACCTTGTCGGGCTTCAAGGAGGCTCTGTTCCAGTTCTTCCGTGACGGGCGGCGTCTGCGGCGCGAGCTGCTCTCCCCGGTGCTGCGGAGGCTCAGGGAGATGCAGGCAGCTCTAGAGGGCTGTGAGTCCTACCGCTTCTATTCCTCCTCCCTGCTCATCATCTACGATGGTGAACcgccccgcacacacacacgcagaggccccgagggcggtctgtctgaggaggaagaagaggaggaagtggagaaagATGAAGAGGCAAGTGCGTTTGGGTTTCccggcagcagtagtagtggtagcactGATGGTGGACATCTGGCAGCCCGATCTGATATAGGCCCTGGCCCGGCGGTGGACGTGAGGATGATTGACTTTGCCCACACCACGTTCCCTGACTATGTGGAGGACAGTGTGGTGCACGATGGCCAGGACAGTGGCTACATCTTCGGTCTGCAGAACCTCATCACCATCATATCCCAGCTGGAGGACCACTGCACAGactaaagcacacacacacagtttctctTCTCTCTATTGGACTCATAGAAGAAGCAGCACACTGGACTACAGAGGCTGGCCATAGGGGCACACTGAACATTGCTGTAGCCAGTTTTTCCACAGGAGTCCTTCATTTGGGTGTTTTTGTTTGTATCCACAAGGGATACAAAGGGCCATGAAGGTTACATTTGAAGAGACATTTGCAATCTTCTTTAGTTGACTCAGTGAGTTGTCGCCATTATCTGCTTACTCTGTTACCTATTACGAAGTTGGTTATTTTACCCAGTTATTTATTTAGGGAAAAAGCAACACAAGGAGGTTTGAATTGAAGTCCAAGACTGCAAGCATGGATTCCAACTGTCCAAAGGTGCCTGGCTTatgcaagcatacacacacatgcactgatTTTTATGTGTGCTACTGATCGGGCAGATGTACTTGAaaaagcaaagaggaactgatgTATGTGTGTGAACTATTAAAGTTGATGAGAGGAAAGAGAAAACAACATCTCATCTTCCATTTTTCTTCTAAACCAGTTTATTTCCCCACCCTCTTTTCTTCTCCTTTTGCATTCATAGAAGATACTATGTTATATTCAGATAGCAATTACATTACATACAGGGACTATAGCTTTATTTATTTGACATGtttcttaaataaaataaaaaataaaaaattgaaataattgtatgttattgtatatTATTCATTTTGTTAGAATAATAttaattaatattattatttgacgttcaggtacagttgaagtcggaagattacatacacttaggttggagtcattaaaacttgtttttcaaccactacacaaatttcttgtttacaaactatagatttggcaagtcggttaggacatctactttgtgcatgacacaagtcatttttccaacaattgtttacagacagattatttcacttataattcactgtatcacaattccagtgggtcagacgtttacatacattaagttgactgtgcctttaaacagcttggaaaattccagaaaattatgtcacggctttagaagcttctgattgacagaagctaattgacatcatttgagtcaattggaggtgtacctgtggatgtatttcaagacctaccttcaaactcagtgcctctttgcttgacatcatgagaaaatcaaaagaaatcagccaagaccttagaaaaaaaaattgtagacctccacaagtctggttcatccttgggagcaatttcaaaacacCTGAAactaccacgttcatctgtacaaacaatagtacgcaagtataaacaccatgggaccatgcagccgtcataccgctcaggaaggagacgcgttccgtctcctagagatgaatgtactttagtgcgaaaagtgcaaatcaatcccagaacaacagcaaaggaccttgtgaagatgctggagggaacaggtacaaaagtatctatatccacagtaaaacgagtcctatattgacataacctgaaaggccgcttagcaaggaagaagccactgctcaaaaaccgccataaaaaagccagagtacggtttgcaactgcacatggggataaagatcatactttttggagaaacgtcctctggtctgatgaaacaaaaatacaactgtttggccataatgaccatcgttatgtttggaggaaaaagggagaggcttgtaaagccgaagaacaccatctcaaccgtgaaacacgggggtggcagcatcatgttgtgggggtgtttggctgcaggagggactggtgcacttcacaaaatagatggcatcatgagggaggaaaatgatgtggatatatggaagcaacatctcaaggcatcagtcaggaagttaaagcttggtcgcaaatgggtcttccaaatggacaatgatcccaagcatacaaagttgtggaaaaaatggcttaaggacaacaaagtcaaggtattggagtggccatcacaaagccctgacctcaatcctgtagaacatttgttggcagaactgaaaaagtgtgtgcgagcaaggaggccgacaaaacctgactcatttactccagctctgtcaggaggaatgggccaaaattcacccaacttattgtgggaagctcgtggaaggctacccaaaacgtttgacccaagttaaacaattgaaaggcaatgctaccaaatactaattgagtgtttgtaaacttctgacccactgggaatgtgatgaaataaatcattctctctactattattctgacatttcaaattcttaaaataaagtggtgatcctaactgacctaagacagggaacttttactctgattaaatgtcaggaattgtgaaaaactgagtttaaatgtatttggctaaggtttatgtaaacttcggaTTTCAACTGTACCTATCTTGTAAATTATCTGGATTGTCCACAGTTTGCTGGAGGGGAAATAAAAACTGTTTTAGTTGTGGTAAAATGtactgttctgctctgttttcTTTGTGTGCTAATACTGTATTATACAGTTACGATCATTCTCACTACAATCAGACAATTTCACCATCTTAACAAGAGTACAAAAACAAAACTTGCATTGCAAGTTTTTACTGCTTCTAAAACTTCTTCTTGCCCCACATGTTTTCTAAAAATAGCTTTCAGCTAATACAATGTTGACATGTAATGGATGGAAAAACAAAATCAAGTCCCCTTCTGGCACACCGAGTCCAATTGGTTGTAATGGGACTTCGTGTTTTTACCCTGCAAACTAGAATGAAC from Oncorhynchus clarkii lewisi isolate Uvic-CL-2024 chromosome 7, UVic_Ocla_1.0, whole genome shotgun sequence includes the following:
- the LOC139414280 gene encoding inositol hexakisphosphate kinase 2-like, whose protein sequence is MWRCTPGQGRMSPVMEAQTMQAKQQQTQQQLQHYLEKGVPLEPFMHQVGGHCCVLRFGEQTICKPLIPREHQFYKSLPSAMRKFTPQYRGVVSVNFEEDEEGNLCLIAYPLQSDSGVGDLENIDPSVNGEPNSKIHQWGIKQLSAQSLLDSRKDKDKSHKLEGEVLEWLQQEEVPVGSRNAIQHNPWRLKLQQKHLQRMKENAKHRNQYKFILLENLTWRHAVPCVLDLKMGTRQHGDNVSEEKKVMQIRKCQQSTSASIGVRLCGMQVYQSDSGQLMFMDKYIGRKLTLSGFKEALFQFFRDGRRLRRELLSPVLRRLREMQAALEGCESYRFYSSSLLIIYDGEPPRTHTRRGPEGGLSEEEEEEEVEKDEEASAFGFPGSSSSGSTDGGHLAARSDIGPGPAVDVRMIDFAHTTFPDYVEDSVVHDGQDSGYIFGLQNLITIISQLEDHCTD